The following proteins come from a genomic window of Maylandia zebra isolate NMK-2024a linkage group LG22, Mzebra_GT3a, whole genome shotgun sequence:
- the LOC101471068 gene encoding sialidase-1 translates to MAAWRLSALWLLLSALASSCVLTVNPSQIDPLVFEEQLLWVSGSQGQVNTYRIPLLTFTPKGSLLAFSEARKTSSADRGAKFIAMRRSTDKGATWSPTSFIVDDGMKPDGLNLGSVVVDEEVGSVILIYDVCFYLDHCSPPSIMMVESWDDGLSWTPPRNLSVTLGVKNFIPGPGLGLQKRFNPAKGRLVVCGHGTLNGDGVFCILSDDHGETWYNGAALKSIPYNHKKKPQDFNPDECQPIELTDGTIAINVRNQNRYHCQCRIVVHSYDGGLTLPLEGLIFDEALVDPVVAAGTLQKEGVIYFTNPCNEEKRVNLTLKWSLTNGKSWEKEAMQIWAGPSGYSCITSLDSGSAEDRKYIFVIYEKGHNQYFETVSFAKIHLYSGH, encoded by the exons ATGGCAGCATGGCGGCTCTCTGCACTGTGGTTACTACTCTCTGCTTTGGCGTCTTCGTGTGTCCTCACCGTCAACCCTTCCCAG ATTGATCCCCTGGTGTTTGAGGAGCAGCTCCTGTGGGTGAGTGGGTCCCAGGGCCAGGTGAATACCTACAGGATCCCGCTGCTCACCTTCACCCCCAAAGGAAGCCTGCTGGCGTTTTCAGAAGCCAGGAAGACTTCTTCTGCTGACCGTGGAGCGAAGTTCATTGCAATGCGGCGCTCCACAGACAAAG GAGCCACCTGGTCCCCGACCAGCTTCATCGTCGATGACGGGATGAAGCCGGACGGCCTGAACTTAGGCTCCGTTGTGGTGGACGAGGAAGTGGGCTCAGTGATTCTGATCTACGACGTGTGCTTCTACCTCGACCACTGCAGCCCACCCAGCATCATGATGGTGGAGAGCTGGGACGACGGCCTCAGCTGGACCCCGCCCAGAAACCTCTCAGTTACGCTCGGGGTGAAGAACTTCAttcccgggccgggcctcggccTCCAG AAACGCTTCAATCCTGCAAAGGGGAGGTTGGTGGTTTGCGGTCACGGGACGCTGAACGGCGACGGTGTTTTCTGCATCCTGAGTGACGACCACGGGGAAACCTGGTACAACGGTGCGGCGCTGAAAAGTATCCCCTACAACCACAAGAAGAAACCACAAGACTTTAACCCTGATGAGTGCCAG CCCATTGAGTTGACTGACGGCACCATCGCCATCAACGTGCGGAACCAGAACAGATACCACTGTCAGTGTCGCATTGTGGTGCACAGCTATGATGGAGGGTTGACCCTGCCCTTGGAGGGCCTGATCTTTGACGAGGCACTGGTGGATCCTGTAGTGGCAGCTGGAACTCTGCAAAAAGAGGGCGTGATCTACTTCACCAACCCCTGCAACGAGGAAAAGA GAGTGAACCTAACCTTGAAATGGTCGCTGACAAACGGCAAATCTTGGGAGAAGGAAGCCATGCAGATATGGGCGGGACCGAGCGGCTATTCCTGCATCACTTCACTGGACAGCGGTTCTGCAGAGGACCGCAAGTACATCTTTGTCATCTACGAGAAAGGCCACAATCAGTATTTCGAGACTGTCTCGTTCGCCAAGATCCACCTGTATAGTGGCCATTAA
- the LOC101471550 gene encoding sialidase-1, giving the protein MAAGSRLAALWLQLFVVVSCCVSNVSPQQIDPLVFEEQLLWVSGAQGQVNTYRIPLLTFTPKGSLLAFAEARKSSSSDIGAKFFALRRSTDKGATWSPTTFIIDDGAAPDGINLGSVVVDEEVGSVILIYSVCFHHYHCSPASIMMVESRDDGLSWTPPRNLSVTLGVKNFAPGPGLGLQKRFNPAKGRLVVCGHGTLEGDGVFCILSDDHGQTWYNGAALKSIPYNQKKKAQDFNPDECQPIELTDGTIAINVRNQNNYHCRCRIVVHSYDGGLTLPLEGLIFDEALVDPVVAAGALQKEGVIYFTNPSNEQKRVNLTLKWSLTNGMSWENKAVQIWAGPSGYSSMTSLDSGSVEDRKYIFVIYEKGQKDYFETVSFTKIHLYGGR; this is encoded by the exons ATGGCAGCAGGAAGCCGGCTCGCTGCTCTTTGGCTACAGCTCTTTGTTGTGGTGTCTTGCTGTGTTTCTAACGTCAGCCCTCAGCAG ATCGACCCCCTGGTGTTTgaggagcagctgctgtggGTGAGCGGAGCCCAGGGTCAGGTGAACACTTACAGGATCCCGCTGCTCACCTTCACCCCCAAAGGAAGCCTGCTGGCGTTTGCAGAAGCCAGGAAGTCTTCTTCTTCTGACATTGGAGCGAAATTCTTTGCTTTGCGGCGCTCCACAGACAAAG GAGCCACCTGGTCCCCGACCACCTTTATTATCGATGACGGGGCGGCACCGGATGGCATAAACCTGGGCTCTGTTGTGGTGGACGAGGAAGTGGGCTCAGTGATTCTGATCTACTCAGTGTGCTTCCACCACTACCACTGTAGCCCGGCCAGCATCATGATGGTGGAGAGCCGGGACGACGGCCTCAGCTGGACCCCGCCCAGAAACCTCTCGGTTACGCTCGGCGTGAAGAACTTTGctcccgggccgggcctcggccTCCAG AAGCGCTTCAATCCTGCAAAGGGGAGGTTGGTGGTTTGCGGTCATGGGACACTGGAGGGCGACGGTGTTTTCTGCATCCTGAGCGACGACCACGGACAAACCTGGTACAACGGTGCAGCGCTGAAAAGCATCCCCTACAACCAGAAGAAAAAAGCGCAGGACTTCAACCCTGATGAGTGCCAG CCAATTGAGTTGACTGACGGGACCATCGCCATCAACGTCCGGAACCAGAACAACTACCACTGCCGGTGCCGCATTGTGGTGCACAGCTATGATGGAGGGTTGACCCTGCCCTTAGAAGGCCTGATTTTTGACGAGGCACTGGTGGATCCTGTAGTGGCAGCCGGAGCACTGCAAAAAGAGGGCGTGATCTACTTCACCAACCCCTCCAATGAGCAAAAGA GAGTGAATCTAACCCTGAAATGGTCGCTGACAAACGGCATGTCTTGGGAGAACAAAGCTGTCCAGATATGGGCGGGTCCGAGCGGCTACTCCAGTATGACATCACTGGACAGCGGCTCTGTAGAAGACCGCAAGTACATCTTTGTCATCTACGAGAAGGGCCAGAAAGACTATTTCGAGACTGTCTCGTTCACCAAGATCCACCTGTATGGTGGTCGTTAA